Proteins from a genomic interval of Chitinivibrionales bacterium:
- a CDS encoding ribbon-helix-helix protein, CopG family: MQLTIRIPDEYGEKINQLAQTTGLKKSDIARMAIKEYIERNLDGGQRKPYQKVRHLLGIAESGINDLGQRHRQHILNKINKSGQ, translated from the coding sequence ATGCAGCTCACCATCAGAATACCCGATGAGTACGGTGAAAAAATCAATCAACTGGCTCAAACAACGGGGCTCAAAAAATCCGATATCGCCAGGATGGCAATCAAAGAATACATTGAAAGAAATCTGGATGGCGGACAAAGAAAACCTTACCAGAAAGTGCGCCATCTGCTGGGCATTGCTGAAAGCGGTATTAACGACCTGGGTCAGCGCCACCGGCAACACATTTTGAATAAGATCAATAAATCCGGACAGTGA
- a CDS encoding PIN domain-containing protein, with translation MRTVIVLLDTGPWVAFLDKSEKRHKECVAWLNNYEGEILSTEAVLTEVLYLLDFSIKARQAALDFVLTGAVTLVPASTESLEMVKNLLAKYQDLPMDFADATLVALSKELNVGNIVTFDQKDFSVYRFHKNMSFTIFP, from the coding sequence ATCCGGACAGTGATCGTTTTGCTGGATACCGGGCCGTGGGTGGCTTTTCTGGACAAAAGTGAAAAGCGCCACAAAGAATGTGTGGCATGGCTCAATAACTACGAGGGAGAGATCCTTTCGACGGAAGCAGTCCTGACTGAGGTGCTGTATCTTCTTGATTTCTCGATAAAGGCAAGGCAGGCCGCGCTCGATTTTGTGCTGACTGGCGCGGTCACCCTGGTCCCAGCAAGCACCGAAAGTCTGGAAATGGTGAAAAACTTGCTCGCTAAGTACCAGGACCTGCCTATGGACTTTGCGGATGCAACCCTTGTGGCCCTGTCAAAAGAACTCAATGTCGGAAATATTGTTACATTTGACCAGAAAGATTTCTCAGTTTATCGGTTTCATAAAAATATGTCTTTTACTATTTTCCCGTAA